The genomic DNA TTAGTTAAGGAACTAACGCTTAAAGATGGGCACCTCTATCAAAATCCAGTGGCAGCGGTGGATGATTTACGGACGACGGCGCATGACCTAGTCTTTGAGCAACAACGGGCGACGGTGGCCGCATTGAATGGCAGCTTTGAACTCTTACTGACGGTTCCCGCTGATAAAACGGTTACGGTTAACATCGCTGATCAGCAGGAAAGTGGCCAGTTGCAGGTGACCGTTGATGCCAACCACGGTCAGGTCATGATTGATCGGCGGCATACGGGAAATTCGTTTGCCGAAGATTATGGTCAGACTCGTCAAGTTGAGTTAACGGCCCATCAGACAATAAAAATCCGGCTAATCATAGATGTGTCAGTCTTTGAATGCTATATTGATAATGGCTATTCCGTGATGACCGGTCGGTTCTTCCTAAACGATGTTCCGAGCCGACTTAAGGTTCAAGGTGATTCTAAAACAGTTACCGGTAAAGTCTGGGAATGGCGCCAATCAGAGCATACTGGAGTCGATAACAATGAAACCAAAATTAAATGATGTTGCCAAGCTAGCGGGGGTCTCAGCGACTACGGTTTCCCGGGTCATTAATAACCATGGCTACCTGAGTAGTCAGACTAAAGAAAAAGTTTTCGCGGCGATGCGAGAACTGCATTATCAGCCGAATAATATGGCACGCTCACTGCAAGGAAAGAATACGCGCTTAATTGGCGTCATCTTTTCAGATATTAGTAATCCGTTCTTTGGTGAACTGGTGTCCCGGATTGAAAAAATCTTATTTGCTAAAAATTATAAGGTGATTTTATGTAATAGTGCGGATGATCCGCAAAAAGAACGCGACTACTTACAAATGTTAATGGCTAATCAGGTTGATGGGATTATTGCTGGTGCCCACAACTTAGGCATTGAAGAATATCAACAATACGGCCTTCCGATTATTTCATTTGACCGGTACTTATCCGACAATATTCCCATCGTTAGTTCGGATAATTACCAGGGGGGCTGGCTAGCAACCCAGACATTGCATCAGGCGGGGGCGACTAACGTGGCTATTTTTACAGGTAAGTCACACGCGGGTTCGCCAACGAATGGTCGCCGTGAAGGCTATGAAGCCTACTTAGCGGCCCAACAGCTAACACCCCATGTCCATGAATTACCGTTTGAATTGACCCCCGCGCTGAAGATGATGGAAATTAAGACGATTATGACACAACATCAGTATGATGGTATTTTTTGTAGTGATGATTTGACCGCTTTACTAGTGCTCAACGTCGCGCGACAACTGTCATTAACGGTTCCTGAGCAATTACGCGTTGTTGGTTATGATGGCACGGCGCTCATGCGTGATTATCATTCTGAATTAACAACAGTAGAACAGCCGTTAGCGGATATTAGCACGTTACTGGTTTCTCTACTATTGCAGCGGATTGAGGATGCGAATTGTACACTGGAATCAAAATATACATTACCAGTTAAGCTCATCAAGGGCATTACCGCGTAACTAAGGAGTTAATCGTAATGATGGCAGCAACAATCAAGTGGTGGCAACAAGCCGTTGTCTATCAGGTCTATCCGCGGAGTTTTCAAGATACCAATCATGATGGTATTGGTGACTTAAAGGGGATCACGGCTCACCTAGACTACTTAAAGCAATTAGGAATCGACGTCATTTGGCTCAATCCCATTTATCGCTCACCCAACGATGATAATGGTTATGATATTAGTGATTATCAACAAATTGCGGCCGACTTTGGCACTATGACTGATTTTGATGAACTATTGCAGGCCGCCCATGACCGGGGCTTAAAGATCATCATGGACTTGGTTGTTAACCATACCTCTGATGAGCATCCGTGGTTCCAACACAGTTGCCAGGACCGCACCAATCAGTATCGTGATTTCTACTTTTGGCGCTCAGGGAATGGCAAAAAAGCGCCCAATAATTGGGATGCGGCTTTTGGTGGCTCAGCATGGCAATATGATGAGCAGACCCAGCAGTATTACTTACACACGTTTTCAACAAAACAACCTGATTTAAACTGGGAGAATCCGACCTTACGAGAGGCAGTTTATACGATGATGACCTGGTGGCTGAACAAGGGGGTTGACGGTTTTCGAATGGACGTCATTAACCAGATTTCTAAGTTGCCGGGGTTACCAGATGGCCCGCTGAAACCGCACAGTCAGTTTGGCGATGCTCGGGTAACGAACGGACCGCGAGTACATGAATTCTTACAAGAAATGAATCAGCGCGTGTTGTCGCAATTCGATATTATGACGGTCGGTGAGACCCACGGGGTGACACCAGCGGATGCGCTGAAGTATGCGGGCGCTGATCGGCACGAATTAGATATGGTCTTTGAATTTCAACATCTGCGACTTGATAATAGTCAGCATGGTCTTGGTAAGTGGAGTACGCGTAAGACGCCGTTAGTGGCACTAAAGAAAGTCATTAGTGACTGGCAAGTCGGACTTGAAGGGCGGGCTTGGAACAGCCTGTTTTGGAACAATCATGATACGCCACGGGCGGTCTCACGTTTTGGTGATGACCGACCAGCATATCGGGTACGTTCGGCTAAAATGCTCGCAACGTGTTTGCACCTCTTGCAGGGAACTCCGTATATTTATCAAGGTGAGGAACTGGGGATGACTGACGCTCATTTTA from Lactiplantibacillus paraplantarum includes the following:
- a CDS encoding LacI family DNA-binding transcriptional regulator encodes the protein MKPKLNDVAKLAGVSATTVSRVINNHGYLSSQTKEKVFAAMRELHYQPNNMARSLQGKNTRLIGVIFSDISNPFFGELVSRIEKILFAKNYKVILCNSADDPQKERDYLQMLMANQVDGIIAGAHNLGIEEYQQYGLPIISFDRYLSDNIPIVSSDNYQGGWLATQTLHQAGATNVAIFTGKSHAGSPTNGRREGYEAYLAAQQLTPHVHELPFELTPALKMMEIKTIMTQHQYDGIFCSDDLTALLVLNVARQLSLTVPEQLRVVGYDGTALMRDYHSELTTVEQPLADISTLLVSLLLQRIEDANCTLESKYTLPVKLIKGITA
- a CDS encoding glycoside hydrolase family 13 protein, producing MAATIKWWQQAVVYQVYPRSFQDTNHDGIGDLKGITAHLDYLKQLGIDVIWLNPIYRSPNDDNGYDISDYQQIAADFGTMTDFDELLQAAHDRGLKIIMDLVVNHTSDEHPWFQHSCQDRTNQYRDFYFWRSGNGKKAPNNWDAAFGGSAWQYDEQTQQYYLHTFSTKQPDLNWENPTLREAVYTMMTWWLNKGVDGFRMDVINQISKLPGLPDGPLKPHSQFGDARVTNGPRVHEFLQEMNQRVLSQFDIMTVGETHGVTPADALKYAGADRHELDMVFEFQHLRLDNSQHGLGKWSTRKTPLVALKKVISDWQVGLEGRAWNSLFWNNHDTPRAVSRFGDDRPAYRVRSAKMLATCLHLLQGTPYIYQGEELGMTDAHFTELASYRDIESLNAYRDLVTERQLLSPADMMARLAARSRDNSRTPMQWDTEVNAGFSDATPWLTVNPNYHQINAAAALADSDSVWYYYRHLIQLRHQYLLVTLGSFKLLWADDPQVFLYERQWEGQTWLVCCNFTADTLSRPLDQYLTPTAKCLISNYGEQQPNKLRPYEAWVYQLA